In the Symmachiella macrocystis genome, GGAACGTGAAAATGGGCACGTGTTGGTCGCCACCAGCGATCCGTTTGACCTGGAAGCCATTGACGAATTCAGTTCGGCGTCGGGTTGTCGTATCGAACCGGTTTTGGCCCGTCATGCGGACTTGTTGGAGTTGATTAAGAGCAACCTGGGAGTCGGCGGCGATACCATCGGCCAGTTGGTCGCGCAGCGCAGCACCGAAGAAGTGGAGTTGCTGGAAGGCATCGAAGAGGACGACAGCGAACTCGCTCAAATGGCCCAACAGGCCTCGGTGATCAAGTTGGTCAATGACCTGCTCATCGATGCGCTGGATCAGCACGCCAGTGACGTGCATCTGGAACCGACCGAACGAGGATTCATCATCCGTTGCCGTGTGGACGGCATGTTGCGGGTGCAACCTGTTCCGCCGGAGATCAATCAATTTCAAGCCGCCATCATCAGCCGTTTGAAAATCATGGCGCGGATGAACATTGCCGAGAAACGTTTGCCGCAAGATGGTCGGATCAAGTTGCGGATTCGCGGCCGCGAAATCGACGTGCGGGTTTCCATCATCCCCATGATGCATGGCGAGGGGGTCGTGTTGCGGTTGTTGGACAAGCAGGCGATGACCTTTGACTTGGGTCACGTCGGTTTTCCAGAGGATTTACACGCGATCTTCAGAGACATGATCACATTGCCGTACGGGATTATTCTCGTCACAGGCCCGACCGGGAGTGGTAAAACCACGACGCTGTATTGTGGACTTAACGAGTTACGCAGTACGGCCACAAAAATTATTACGGTTGAGGACCCGGTGGAATATCACCTGCCCGGCGTGAATCAAATTCAAGTGCATGCCAAAATCGGCATGACGTTCGCTGCGGGCTTGCGAAGTATTTTGCGGCACGATCCGGATGTGATTCTCATCGGCGAAATCCGCGACGGCGAAACGGCCAACAGCGCAATTCAAGCGTCGTTGACGGGGCACGTCGTGTTCAGCACGCTGCACACCAACGATGCTGCCAGCGCCTTTACGCGTTTGGTCGACATGGGAGTCGAACCGTATTTGGTCGCGAGTACAGTCGAAGGTGTGTTGGCCCAACGTTTGATTCGCAAATTGTGCCCGTTGTGCAAAGTCGCCTATCGACCGGATCCGGAAGAGATCCCCAAGGATATGGCAGACGGGATGCCGGAGGAGATCTACAAGCCCGCCGGTTGCCGCGAATGTCGCGACACGGGGTATTCAGGTCGGACCGGTATTTTTGAATTGCTCCGCAGCGACGTCGGCGTGCGGCAATTGTGCGTGGAACGAGCCAGTGCCGATCAGATTCGGCATTATGCGATGCAAAACGGATTTAAAACATTACGACACAGTGGATGGCAACGCGTGTTCGACGGAACGACAAGTATTGAAGAAGTGAACCGGATTACCAAAGCCGACCCTGTGTGAGACAGGTAGCCTTGGCGATTCGCGGCGGCGGACAGCATACCGAGACGATTTCAAAGGCCTAGTGCCCTGTGCAGTTCCATGAGCAGTTATGCCTGAATTCCAGTACATTGCCCGAGAGTTGAGCGGAACGGAAGTGACGGGTGTCATTACCGCCGCGAGCGAACATGAGGCTGTCAGTTCGCTGTCTCAGCGTGCGCTGTTTCCCGTCCGGGTGGATGCGACCGAGGATGCGTCGAAACGCAAACGGGGTTGGGGCAACAAAGTTCGCAATCGGCATTTGGCGATGTTGTTTTCACAACTCGCGGACTTGTTGCATTCGGGCGTGCCGCTGCTGCGGTCACTTGAAATTTTGCAACAACAAAGCTCACAGGCCGCGCTCTCCGCAGTTCTGGGGGATATTCGCGAGCGGGTGGCGGATGGGACACCGTTGGCCGATGCCGTGACCGCGCATCCGGACGTGTTCAACGATCTAACGGCCAGTATGATCCGCGCAGGTGAAGAAGGGGGATTCTTAGAAGATGTGCTCAAACGGATCGCCCAGTTCACCGAACATCAAGAAGATCTGAAAAGCCGCGTGGTGGGGGCGATCGCGTATCCCGCTTTCTTGGCCGTAATGGGATCGATCATTGTTACGGGGATCATCGTCTATTTTGTTCCTAAATTCGAGCCGTTGTTTGAACGGCTGAAAGATCGCGGCGGACTCCCCTGGCCGACGACAGCGCTGATGGCGCTCAGCGACTTTCTGGGTGGCTACGGGTTGTGGATGCTGGGAGCGGTTGCGATCCTGGTTTGGTGGCTGAATCGTTATTTTAAAACCGCCTCGGGCCGACGGCGGATGGACTATTGGAAGCTGCATGTTGTCGGCGCCGGGCCGATCATTCGCAGTCTGGCGGTCTCGCGTTTTTGTCGTATTTTGGGAACGTTGCTGCACAACGGCGTGCCCATTTTGCGATCACTGCAAATTTCGAAAGACGCAACCGGCAATGTGATTCTGAGTGAGGCGGTCGGGTTGGCTGCGGAAAACATTTCTGCGGGAAAATCGTTGGCGCAACCACTCAAAAAGAGCGGGCAGTTTTCGACGGAGGTCGTGGAAATGATCGCCGTGGGCGAAGAGGCAAACAGCTTAGAAACCGTGCTTGTCGATATTGCCGACAACATGGAACGACGCACGAACCGGCAATTGGAGTTGTTCGTGCGGTTGTTGGAACCGGTGATGTTGTTGGCCATGGCTGTGGTGATTCTATTCGTGGTCATTGCATTATTACTGCCAGTCTTCAAAGGGGCGGGCGCGCTACAATAAACTACGATTTCGGTGAGCGGCAGCGGTGACGGATACAAATTGAGGCACCCTGCCACCCAGTAAAAACAATCGAACAAACCAGACAAACCAACCTATTGATAACAGCACAGGAAAAGGAACAGTGACGATGAATTCCCCCAAACAATCTACGGTCCAGCAACCACGCCGCGGCTTCACGTTGATCGAAGTCTTGTTGGTGTTGGCGATCTTAGGTGTGATCATGGCGCTGGTCGTCCCGCAACTGTTGGGCACGCAGCAACAAGCAAATATCGACGCCACAAAATTGAGCATCAAAGGTGTCGAACAGGGATTGCAGATGTATGCTCTGGATCATGACGGACAATTGCCGACCACCAGTGAAGGGCTGCAAGTCCTGATCGAAAATCCCGGCAACGACACAAAATGGAAGAAGCCCTATTTGGATGACACAACAATGTTGCCCAAAGACGCCTGGGGCAATCCGTTTCAATACGAGTTCCCCGGCCCCAACCACCCCAACAATTTAAAAGCCGACATTTGGTCGTTTGGCCCGGACAAACAGGACGGCACGGATGACGACATTGATAATTGGACGGTAAAATCCGAGAACTAGTGATCGGAATACCATGCTGACTACCCGTTACTACCAGGCATCCCGGAGGCATCGCGGCGGATTTACGTTGCTCGAAGTTTTACTCGTGCTGACGTTACTGATTGTGATTTCAGCGGTGATTTGGCCATCGCTGGGTCGCTTGTTCAGCCGTCAGGGAATGGAACGTGCCCAGAGCGACGTGCAGGTCCTGCTGGCCGCGGCGCGGGTCCGCGCTACCGAAGCGGGCGCCTCGTATCAATTTCGCTACGAAGTCGGCGGACGACGGTATGTATTGGTTCCGGCCGACGGAGCGGAATTGGTAGCGGTCGCCGATACGCCGGGAACCGACATCGCCACAGCCACTAGTGCCGCCTGGAAGCGATCGGGCGAACTTCCCGAAACGGTGACCTTTCAACTGCCAGCCGGACTAAACACCACCGTCGGCGGCGAACCGATCTCTGTGGAATTGTTGTCCGGGCTGCTCGACACCGATGCGTTGTCGCGGGCGGCTTGGGGACCGGCGATTTTGTTTCATCCCGACGGCACGGCATCGGACTCGATTTTTGTGATCGCTGATGATGTCAATGACGAGTCAACGACCATTACGGTGCGCGGCCTGACCGGGGCTTCGCATGCGTCGGCGACACTCGTGGAGGAACAATAAATCGTGCGATCCGCTTCCTCACAATTGTTGACGTCCATAGGCAACCGCGCACCACGCAGCGGCTTGACGTTGTTCGAGGTGTTGTTGTCGTTGGCGATTCTGGCTGCGGCCATGGCGGCGATCGCACAACTGGTTTCCAGCGGTGTCCAAGGTTCGGTACGCGCACGACTGCAATCCGAGGCAATTATTCGTTGCCAAAGCCAATTGGCGGAACTGATCGCCGTTGGGGATCCGCTGACAGCGGTAGCCGATCAGCCATTTGCCGATGATCCCGCCTGGACGTGGAGCATCAGCGCCGCGGAAACCGATCAACCCGGTTTGGTGCAACTCTTAATGACCGTCACCCACGACCCTGGGAATGGTTTCGGCGACGTTTCGTTTTCAATCCCGCGGTTCTATCGCGACCCGATTGCTGCAGCCAGCCTATCCGTCACAGAGCCTGAGGACGTTACGGGAGAGACGCTATGATCCGTTCTCCCCATACCAATAACTCGCCTGCGCGTTCGGCTTTCACTTTGTTTGAAGTGTTGGTCGCGCTGGCGTTGAGCACACTGTTGATCGCAGCGGCCTATGCGGCGCTCGAATTGTATTGGCGGCTCCGCACTGCTAGCGAAGACGAAGTGGAACAGGCACAAGTCGCACGGGCCGTGATGCAGCGGATCGAAGCGGATTTGTTAGCGACGACCTACCAAGCAACCGCAGCCGGGGACACCACCACACAGGCGGATTTGCCCTCCGACGATGAGGACGCGCCGCTGGTTGAGGTCATCGATCCGGCGGATGCCAACGACGGCGGCAATAGCGGACTGATCGGGGACGCGACGAGTGTCGTGTTAAGCGTGAGTTTGCCGCGATCACATGCCACGTATGCGGCGGTCTCGGACGGCCCCATCGGCTTGCCGACCAGCGACCTAAAATCGGTGACTTATCTGTTAGCCGGCCCGGGCATGAGCGCACTGGCCCAAGCGGTAGCGGACCGTTTCCCGGATTCCGATTCAGGCGGTTCAACCGTCGTCGGACTATCGCGCATCGAGGGGGATCGGCTGATGCTGGCGCAAGCCGATGCCGTTGCTGATGTCGAGACGATTGCCTCAGAAGCACAGTTGCTCGCACGAGAAATCAAATCGCTACAATTCCAATACACCGATGGCTTGGAGTGGTATGACAGCTGGGACAGCACGATTTACGGCTCGCTGCCCCGCGCAGTGCGGATCACGGTTAGTTTTGAAGAACTGGATACTGCAGCCATTTCGGGAGGAAACCAACCGGCGAAGTTGTACCAACTGGTCGTCGTCCTACCGCCATCCGACCCAATTTCCGGCGGTGCAGCGAGCGATTACGAACCGGAGGAGGAAGACGATGCGGAGTAATCACCTGAATCTCACGCGCTCTGCGCAGTCCACACCACACGGCAACCAACCAGCGGGCAGTGTGTTGTTGATCGTGTTGGTGGTGATCGTATTTTTGTCGCTCGGCGCGTATACGTTTTCGGAGATGATGTTAATCGAAGCGCAATCGGCAAATTTGTACGGTCGCCGGGTCCAAGCACGCGCCTTCGCCGATTCG is a window encoding:
- a CDS encoding type II secretion system protein GspJ — encoded protein: MIRSPHTNNSPARSAFTLFEVLVALALSTLLIAAAYAALELYWRLRTASEDEVEQAQVARAVMQRIEADLLATTYQATAAGDTTTQADLPSDDEDAPLVEVIDPADANDGGNSGLIGDATSVVLSVSLPRSHATYAAVSDGPIGLPTSDLKSVTYLLAGPGMSALAQAVADRFPDSDSGGSTVVGLSRIEGDRLMLAQADAVADVETIASEAQLLAREIKSLQFQYTDGLEWYDSWDSTIYGSLPRAVRITVSFEELDTAAISGGNQPAKLYQLVVVLPPSDPISGGAASDYEPEEEDDAE
- a CDS encoding prepilin-type N-terminal cleavage/methylation domain-containing protein; the protein is MRSASSQLLTSIGNRAPRSGLTLFEVLLSLAILAAAMAAIAQLVSSGVQGSVRARLQSEAIIRCQSQLAELIAVGDPLTAVADQPFADDPAWTWSISAAETDQPGLVQLLMTVTHDPGNGFGDVSFSIPRFYRDPIAAASLSVTEPEDVTGETL
- a CDS encoding prepilin-type N-terminal cleavage/methylation domain-containing protein, with the translated sequence MLTTRYYQASRRHRGGFTLLEVLLVLTLLIVISAVIWPSLGRLFSRQGMERAQSDVQVLLAAARVRATEAGASYQFRYEVGGRRYVLVPADGAELVAVADTPGTDIATATSAAWKRSGELPETVTFQLPAGLNTTVGGEPISVELLSGLLDTDALSRAAWGPAILFHPDGTASDSIFVIADDVNDESTTITVRGLTGASHASATLVEEQ
- a CDS encoding GspE/PulE family protein, translated to MDIGNILVGHGLLSDSQLETATVQGAGQRVDRVAVEMGFVSEEDALKAFGDELGMRFVDLKKVEVDPEFLAGFPAREIFRHTVLPLERENGHVLVATSDPFDLEAIDEFSSASGCRIEPVLARHADLLELIKSNLGVGGDTIGQLVAQRSTEEVELLEGIEEDDSELAQMAQQASVIKLVNDLLIDALDQHASDVHLEPTERGFIIRCRVDGMLRVQPVPPEINQFQAAIISRLKIMARMNIAEKRLPQDGRIKLRIRGREIDVRVSIIPMMHGEGVVLRLLDKQAMTFDLGHVGFPEDLHAIFRDMITLPYGIILVTGPTGSGKTTTLYCGLNELRSTATKIITVEDPVEYHLPGVNQIQVHAKIGMTFAAGLRSILRHDPDVILIGEIRDGETANSAIQASLTGHVVFSTLHTNDAASAFTRLVDMGVEPYLVASTVEGVLAQRLIRKLCPLCKVAYRPDPEEIPKDMADGMPEEIYKPAGCRECRDTGYSGRTGIFELLRSDVGVRQLCVERASADQIRHYAMQNGFKTLRHSGWQRVFDGTTSIEEVNRITKADPV
- the gspG gene encoding type II secretion system major pseudopilin GspG, with the translated sequence MNSPKQSTVQQPRRGFTLIEVLLVLAILGVIMALVVPQLLGTQQQANIDATKLSIKGVEQGLQMYALDHDGQLPTTSEGLQVLIENPGNDTKWKKPYLDDTTMLPKDAWGNPFQYEFPGPNHPNNLKADIWSFGPDKQDGTDDDIDNWTVKSEN
- a CDS encoding type II secretion system F family protein yields the protein MPEFQYIARELSGTEVTGVITAASEHEAVSSLSQRALFPVRVDATEDASKRKRGWGNKVRNRHLAMLFSQLADLLHSGVPLLRSLEILQQQSSQAALSAVLGDIRERVADGTPLADAVTAHPDVFNDLTASMIRAGEEGGFLEDVLKRIAQFTEHQEDLKSRVVGAIAYPAFLAVMGSIIVTGIIVYFVPKFEPLFERLKDRGGLPWPTTALMALSDFLGGYGLWMLGAVAILVWWLNRYFKTASGRRRMDYWKLHVVGAGPIIRSLAVSRFCRILGTLLHNGVPILRSLQISKDATGNVILSEAVGLAAENISAGKSLAQPLKKSGQFSTEVVEMIAVGEEANSLETVLVDIADNMERRTNRQLELFVRLLEPVMLLAMAVVILFVVIALLLPVFKGAGALQ